A genomic stretch from Candidatus Amarolinea dominans includes:
- a CDS encoding protein kinase, with protein sequence MALNPGSILENRYRLDRMLGQGGMGAVYRAWDMRLEQWVALKENNLTTPDAQTQFEQEAKVLARLRHSNLPRVIDHFITAQGVQYLVMDFVEGMNLAEMLRSRGRLMPEEVMQWLSQICDALNYLHTQNPPIIHRDIKPQNIRMTPDGRAVLVDFGLSKVGSQQQRTATGALGVTPGFSPPEQYGAAHTDQRSDIYSLAATLYALFTGETPPDSIQRAIANMVLKSPREMNIAISPALEAALVHGLETQPGRRPASIVAFQQEIEGALRSVNTNLAPPTVIAGRRPDSKPRSTGPAGGRISTPRPQTAPRPARGFPVWGWFALGGGAVVLLLIVALSMASGGRSTAKPTVVAIATATLAPVPATPAVAENTVNPPVAGATVTPLGSRTDQGQTTNLPTVTPIIVIVTATSLPTSPPLPTATTPPRPSATPTDTSVPAAPTRRPTPRPANVATTPILQSPVDGYTLWPRDSENFQWKWTGRALSSNEGFELRMWKANNPDHPGVAPPVPYVANPNHVYTLYVGSIRATPGVQEIPTDDWIDVYWTVAVVQLDPYQRTGQEAKPFWIHT encoded by the coding sequence TGGCGCTCAAAGAGAATAACCTGACCACTCCCGACGCGCAGACCCAATTCGAACAGGAGGCCAAGGTGCTGGCCCGCCTGCGTCATTCCAATTTGCCGCGTGTCATTGATCACTTCATCACAGCGCAGGGCGTTCAGTACCTGGTCATGGATTTCGTCGAAGGCATGAACCTGGCCGAGATGCTGCGCAGCCGCGGGCGCTTGATGCCCGAGGAAGTGATGCAGTGGCTGAGTCAGATCTGCGATGCGCTCAACTACCTGCACACCCAGAACCCGCCCATCATTCATCGTGACATCAAGCCGCAGAACATTCGCATGACACCGGACGGCCGCGCGGTACTGGTGGACTTCGGCCTCAGCAAGGTAGGCTCGCAGCAGCAGCGCACCGCCACCGGCGCCCTCGGCGTCACGCCCGGCTTCTCACCGCCGGAACAGTACGGCGCCGCGCATACCGATCAGCGTTCGGACATCTACTCCCTGGCTGCAACCCTCTATGCGCTCTTCACCGGGGAGACGCCACCCGACAGCATCCAGCGCGCGATCGCGAATATGGTGCTCAAGTCACCGCGCGAGATGAACATCGCCATCAGCCCGGCATTGGAAGCGGCGCTGGTCCATGGGCTGGAGACGCAGCCAGGGCGCCGCCCCGCCAGCATTGTCGCGTTTCAGCAGGAGATCGAAGGCGCGCTGCGCAGCGTGAATACCAACCTGGCGCCGCCCACCGTGATTGCAGGCCGCCGCCCCGACAGCAAACCGCGCAGCACAGGCCCCGCCGGTGGCCGCATCTCCACCCCGCGGCCGCAGACCGCGCCGCGCCCCGCGCGCGGCTTTCCGGTCTGGGGATGGTTCGCCCTGGGCGGCGGCGCCGTTGTCTTACTGCTGATCGTGGCGCTAAGCATGGCCTCCGGCGGGCGCTCGACCGCAAAACCGACTGTTGTCGCCATCGCCACCGCAACTCTGGCGCCGGTGCCCGCCACACCGGCAGTCGCAGAGAACACCGTCAATCCGCCGGTCGCAGGCGCCACAGTAACGCCGCTCGGCAGTCGTACCGATCAGGGCCAGACGACCAATTTGCCGACGGTGACCCCCATCATCGTCATCGTCACCGCAACGTCACTGCCCACCTCGCCGCCGCTGCCCACCGCGACCACGCCGCCGCGGCCAAGCGCAACGCCAACCGACACCTCCGTTCCTGCCGCGCCGACCCGCCGGCCGACCCCACGACCGGCCAACGTGGCGACTACCCCCATCCTCCAGTCGCCCGTGGACGGCTACACCCTGTGGCCGCGGGACTCGGAGAACTTCCAATGGAAATGGACGGGGCGCGCACTCAGCAGTAACGAGGGCTTCGAACTGCGCATGTGGAAAGCCAACAACCCCGATCATCCAGGTGTCGCGCCACCCGTGCCCTACGTCGCCAACCCCAACCATGTCTACACCCTGTATGTTGGTTCCATCCGCGCCACGCCTGGCGTCCAGGAGATTCCGACCGACGACTGGATTGACGTTTACTGGACCGTGGCCGTGGTGCAGCTCGATCCCTACCAGCGCACCGGACAGGAGGCCAAGCCGTTTTGGATTCACACATAA
- a CDS encoding S8 family serine peptidase has translation MHSSLRHNRRFLIGLIAVSALVLAAAGYGLWTVAQPWLAPAAAKPAFEPPTDRLLTPAPSLDDLAARYPRIGRLLQDASLGSVYKEFVLAFERGGVDAARALAQQRALLNKRDQVRITLVIDAAANTAGVAAELQALGIIIEGSYQDLIDIAVPMSLIEQFAQNEDAGKLFEQLTQLDHIIKLRLPLPTQVNRLPAHPLANAPARPSWIPRFAPASASELAPIAMEGVEVTGATAWQRAGFTGQGIKIGVLDLGFDGYRTLLGGALPAQVTARSFVPDEEPDATGEVHGAACAEIIHAMAPDAELFLAYYGGTETGLGRAVDWLLAQGVDIISHSAGSSLGPMDGSGRQAKIVDNAVAQGVVWVNASGNEGTEHYRGVFTDSNGDGLHEFPDGTNAMAYRPPTRGDATIILNWNDWEDHDQDFDLFLVNAQNETVASSGDAQTGQAGDLPVEGFRLTDLDAATYFILIKAAGATHPVTFDLFALNGEIEFPSAAYSLSTPADARGSVTVGAMRWDTQELEDFSSQGPTNDERLKPEIVAPDRVTTDSYAPDSFPGTSAAAPHVAGAAALVLSAFPALAPNDVRDYLTTHALDLDVAGPDMATGFGSLALPADGAAPATVTPPAIVRVTATAVAVVPAPVEPSAPRARRASSALIVVLGAATCLGLAGLIGSIVLLVLLLRRPPTVRRPATAAPLRPAAPPPITVQAFLVDSTGGRLALRPGENSVGRTPDNVIILANDDQVSRHHALITWDGRHLSICDLGSSNGTLVNGQRLTPHVTQPLPHAAHIRFGPQSEFTVWAGN, from the coding sequence ATGCATTCATCCCTCCGACATAACCGCCGCTTCTTGATTGGCCTCATCGCCGTCAGTGCGCTGGTGCTGGCCGCGGCCGGATACGGTCTGTGGACGGTCGCCCAGCCCTGGCTGGCGCCCGCCGCGGCCAAACCCGCATTCGAGCCACCCACCGACCGTCTGTTGACGCCCGCCCCGTCCCTGGATGACCTGGCCGCGCGCTACCCGCGGATTGGCCGCCTGCTGCAGGACGCATCGCTCGGTTCGGTCTACAAAGAGTTCGTGCTGGCCTTCGAGCGCGGCGGCGTGGACGCGGCGCGCGCGCTGGCTCAACAGCGCGCCCTGCTCAACAAGAGGGACCAGGTGCGCATCACGCTGGTCATTGATGCCGCGGCCAACACGGCCGGCGTCGCGGCCGAGCTGCAGGCCCTGGGCATCATCATCGAAGGCAGCTACCAGGACTTGATTGACATCGCCGTGCCCATGAGCCTGATCGAGCAATTCGCTCAGAACGAGGATGCCGGCAAGCTGTTCGAGCAGTTGACCCAGCTTGACCATATCATCAAGCTGCGCCTGCCTCTCCCCACGCAAGTCAACCGTTTGCCGGCTCACCCCCTGGCCAATGCCCCCGCCCGCCCGTCGTGGATTCCGAGGTTTGCGCCGGCGTCAGCATCTGAACTGGCGCCCATTGCCATGGAAGGGGTGGAGGTGACCGGCGCCACAGCCTGGCAGCGCGCCGGCTTCACCGGCCAGGGCATCAAGATCGGCGTGCTCGACCTGGGCTTCGATGGCTACCGGACGCTCCTGGGAGGGGCGCTGCCGGCGCAAGTGACCGCACGTTCATTTGTGCCGGATGAAGAACCCGATGCGACGGGCGAAGTACACGGCGCCGCCTGCGCCGAGATCATCCACGCGATGGCGCCCGACGCAGAACTGTTCCTGGCCTACTACGGCGGCACTGAAACCGGCCTCGGCCGCGCCGTGGATTGGCTGCTGGCCCAGGGCGTTGACATCATCTCACATTCGGCCGGGTCCTCGTTGGGGCCGATGGATGGCAGTGGCCGCCAGGCCAAAATTGTGGACAACGCCGTCGCCCAGGGCGTGGTGTGGGTCAACGCCAGCGGCAACGAGGGCACGGAGCACTACCGCGGCGTCTTCACCGACAGCAACGGCGACGGCCTGCACGAATTCCCCGACGGCACCAACGCGATGGCCTACCGCCCGCCGACCCGCGGCGACGCCACCATCATCTTGAACTGGAACGACTGGGAAGATCACGATCAGGATTTCGATCTCTTCCTGGTCAACGCACAGAATGAGACCGTGGCCTCATCGGGAGATGCGCAGACGGGGCAGGCCGGCGATCTGCCGGTCGAGGGCTTTCGCCTGACCGACCTGGATGCTGCCACCTACTTCATTCTCATCAAGGCAGCCGGCGCCACGCACCCCGTGACCTTCGATCTGTTCGCGCTCAACGGGGAGATCGAATTTCCCTCCGCAGCCTACAGCCTGAGCACACCGGCTGATGCCCGTGGTTCTGTCACCGTAGGCGCCATGCGCTGGGACACGCAGGAGTTGGAAGACTTCAGCTCGCAGGGACCGACCAATGATGAGCGCCTGAAACCGGAAATCGTCGCGCCCGATCGCGTCACCACAGACAGCTATGCGCCCGATTCGTTTCCCGGCACCTCCGCGGCCGCGCCCCATGTGGCCGGCGCGGCCGCACTGGTGCTCAGTGCCTTTCCCGCCTTGGCGCCAAACGACGTGCGCGATTATCTGACCACCCATGCGCTTGACCTGGACGTCGCGGGGCCAGATATGGCCACCGGTTTTGGCAGCCTGGCCTTGCCGGCCGATGGTGCTGCGCCGGCCACCGTCACGCCGCCGGCCATCGTGCGCGTCACCGCCACGGCCGTCGCGGTCGTGCCCGCGCCGGTTGAACCCTCAGCGCCGCGTGCCCGCCGCGCCTCGTCTGCGCTCATCGTGGTGCTCGGCGCGGCCACCTGCCTGGGCCTCGCGGGCCTCATCGGCAGTATCGTACTCCTCGTTTTGCTGCTGCGCCGCCCGCCTACCGTGCGTCGTCCCGCAACCGCCGCGCCGCTGCGACCCGCCGCGCCGCCCCCCATCACCGTCCAGGCCTTTCTCGTTGACTCCACCGGCGGCCGGCTGGCCCTGCGTCCGGGCGAAAACTCCGTGGGGCGCACCCCTGACAACGTCATCATCCTGGCCAACGACGACCAGGTCAGCCGTCATCACGCGCTGATCACATGGGACGGCCGCCACCTCAGCATCTGCGACCTGGGCAGTAGTAACGGCACGCTGGTCAACGGGCAGCGCCTGACGCCGCACGTCACCCAACCCTTGCCGCACGCCGCGCACATCCGCTTCGGCCCGCAGTCGGAGTTCACGGTGTGGGCGGGGAACTGA
- a CDS encoding transglycosylase domain-containing protein yields the protein MRPGEDNPNWGQSSRSLLANPNQGLPDWMRSPVIPPEPPPVLTRPAGHGNPPPRLPGAEPPRPSSSRAGRGRFADGFLIALIISTILGLLFTAGGAIGYVLLASELPAPDELQDRAALFVSTRIYDRNGKPLNEVFDSGAGRRSLVKLDQMAPSLIQGTIATEDANFYQHLGVDPISLARVVWRAIRAREAVIGGSTIAQQLVKLVFLSPERTISRKVKEAILAAEITRTYPRDRILEIYLNEIYYGSAAYGIETASQTYFGKAALDLTLAEASLLAGLPQAPSYYDPYTNPTGAKARQAVVLRLMVKEGYITPQEADAAWLAWDAQSIPLVPLHYTFEAPHFVVYVREQLERAYGPEILYKGGLQVYTTLDNDLQKLAEETARTRIARFTPQQHVTNAALVALRPQTGEILAMLGSVDFNAAEISGQVNVTISPRQPGSAIKPLTYLTVLQLDQDWWTPATTLMDISTEFPDGAGRPPYVPKNYDDKEHGLVTVRSALANSYNIPAVKALQHVTIPRLIETAGRLGVKSLTTGDYGLSLTLGGGEVTLLELTGAYAVLANQGVRVPPVAIQCVIAANGQLLGQGVEEVSAAPCREAANQPHGALLIEPVSGQRAAPANYAYQITSILADNEARTPAFGPNSSLRLPGDRPAAVKTGTTNAYRDNWTGGYTPDLAVGVWVGNSDGTPMQGVSGVAGAGPIWNGFLATALKDEPQLPFPVPADIELIEVCADSGTVPSATCPVRRAEVFVKGRGPLSAEFDIHRKVRIFKAGEQEFLAPPECPEQLVELRDYVVYPPEGRQWAIDHGIPQPPTEVATNCQAPDIFIQQPAEGQTVTGSVMLIGKTSLPDFDRYDVEYGEGHDPLGWGHVEGPFFTAVDGGPLASWDTTRLAPGPFTLRVRVWDRSGREFEARVRLFVGATALTDTPTPEILPTFTPTPEILPTFTPTPEFLPTFTPTPDFLATPTPTAEATVTPTPGVTATPPPGDALVLRLDQPLDGDTVAGVVDISGAAYGAALASYRVELGQAPDPDVWLPLTVEITTPVEPAGILAAWNSTTVADATYILRVVATRLDGSQVEVRVTVNVQNAS from the coding sequence ATGAGGCCAGGTGAAGATAACCCGAATTGGGGGCAGTCGTCCCGCTCACTGTTAGCGAATCCGAACCAGGGGCTGCCTGATTGGATGCGTTCGCCTGTGATTCCGCCGGAGCCGCCGCCCGTGCTGACACGACCGGCCGGGCACGGGAATCCACCGCCACGCCTGCCAGGCGCTGAGCCGCCGCGGCCAAGCAGCAGCCGCGCCGGCCGCGGGCGGTTCGCCGACGGATTCCTGATCGCACTCATCATCAGCACCATCCTGGGCCTGCTCTTCACGGCCGGCGGCGCCATCGGCTATGTCTTGCTGGCGTCCGAGCTGCCGGCGCCCGATGAGCTGCAGGATCGCGCGGCGCTCTTCGTCAGCACGCGTATCTATGACCGTAACGGCAAGCCGCTGAACGAGGTGTTCGATTCGGGCGCCGGGCGCCGCTCCCTCGTCAAGCTTGACCAGATGGCGCCCAGCCTGATCCAGGGCACCATTGCCACCGAAGATGCCAATTTCTACCAGCATCTCGGCGTTGACCCGATCAGCCTGGCGCGTGTCGTCTGGCGGGCCATCCGCGCACGCGAGGCGGTCATCGGCGGCTCCACGATTGCCCAGCAGTTGGTCAAGCTGGTCTTCCTGTCCCCGGAGCGCACGATCAGCCGCAAGGTCAAAGAAGCGATCCTGGCGGCCGAAATCACGCGCACCTACCCGCGCGACCGCATCCTGGAAATTTACCTGAACGAGATCTACTACGGCAGCGCTGCGTATGGCATCGAGACGGCCAGCCAGACCTATTTTGGCAAGGCGGCCCTTGACCTGACCCTGGCCGAAGCCTCCTTGTTGGCCGGTCTGCCGCAAGCGCCCTCCTACTATGACCCGTACACCAACCCGACCGGGGCCAAGGCGCGCCAGGCCGTGGTGCTGCGCCTGATGGTCAAGGAGGGCTACATCACGCCGCAGGAGGCGGACGCAGCCTGGCTGGCCTGGGATGCGCAGTCCATTCCGCTGGTGCCGCTGCACTACACCTTCGAGGCGCCGCACTTTGTGGTCTACGTGCGCGAGCAACTGGAGCGTGCCTACGGCCCGGAAATTCTGTACAAGGGCGGCCTGCAGGTCTACACCACGCTTGACAACGATCTGCAGAAGCTGGCCGAAGAGACTGCGCGCACGCGCATTGCCCGCTTCACGCCGCAGCAGCACGTGACCAACGCGGCGCTGGTGGCCCTGCGACCGCAGACGGGCGAAATTCTGGCGATGCTCGGCAGCGTAGATTTCAACGCGGCCGAGATCTCCGGCCAGGTCAACGTGACGATCAGCCCGCGCCAGCCCGGCTCGGCCATCAAGCCGTTGACCTACCTGACCGTCCTGCAACTGGATCAGGATTGGTGGACGCCCGCCACCACGCTGATGGACATCAGCACCGAGTTTCCCGATGGCGCCGGCCGCCCGCCTTACGTCCCCAAGAACTACGATGACAAGGAGCACGGCCTGGTGACGGTGCGCAGCGCGCTGGCGAATTCCTACAACATCCCGGCGGTCAAGGCCCTGCAGCACGTCACCATTCCGCGGCTGATCGAGACGGCCGGCCGCCTGGGGGTCAAGAGCCTGACGACCGGCGATTATGGCCTGTCGCTGACCCTGGGCGGCGGTGAGGTGACGCTGCTGGAACTGACCGGCGCCTATGCCGTGCTGGCCAATCAAGGGGTGCGCGTGCCGCCCGTGGCGATCCAATGCGTGATTGCTGCGAACGGACAACTGCTCGGCCAGGGAGTGGAGGAGGTCAGCGCGGCGCCCTGCCGTGAGGCCGCCAATCAGCCGCACGGCGCGCTGCTCATCGAACCGGTTTCCGGGCAACGGGCCGCGCCGGCCAACTACGCCTATCAGATTACTTCGATCCTGGCGGACAACGAGGCTCGCACGCCGGCCTTTGGCCCCAACAGCAGCCTGCGCCTGCCCGGCGACCGTCCGGCCGCGGTCAAGACCGGCACCACTAACGCTTATCGCGACAACTGGACTGGGGGTTACACGCCTGACCTGGCCGTGGGCGTTTGGGTGGGCAACAGCGACGGCACGCCGATGCAGGGGGTCAGCGGCGTGGCCGGCGCGGGGCCGATCTGGAACGGCTTCCTGGCGACGGCCCTCAAGGACGAGCCGCAACTGCCCTTCCCTGTGCCGGCCGACATCGAGTTGATCGAGGTGTGCGCCGATTCAGGCACGGTGCCCAGCGCAACCTGCCCTGTGCGCCGCGCCGAGGTGTTCGTCAAGGGCCGCGGGCCGTTGAGCGCCGAGTTCGACATCCACCGCAAGGTGCGCATCTTCAAGGCGGGTGAGCAGGAGTTCCTGGCGCCGCCCGAATGCCCCGAGCAACTGGTGGAACTACGCGACTATGTCGTCTATCCGCCGGAGGGGCGCCAGTGGGCGATTGACCACGGCATCCCGCAGCCGCCCACGGAGGTGGCCACCAACTGCCAGGCGCCTGACATCTTCATTCAGCAGCCGGCAGAGGGTCAAACAGTGACCGGGTCGGTCATGTTGATCGGCAAGACATCCCTGCCCGATTTCGATCGCTATGATGTGGAGTACGGCGAAGGCCACGATCCGCTCGGTTGGGGACATGTGGAAGGGCCGTTCTTCACAGCGGTGGATGGCGGCCCGCTGGCAAGCTGGGACACCACCCGCCTGGCGCCTGGCCCCTTCACCCTGCGCGTGCGCGTGTGGGATCGCAGCGGCCGCGAGTTCGAAGCCCGCGTGCGCCTGTTTGTCGGCGCAACCGCGCTAACAGACACGCCTACGCCGGAAATCCTGCCGACGTTTACGCCCACGCCGGAGATTCTGCCCACGTTCACGCCCACGCCAGAGTTCCTGCCCACATTTACCCCGACCCCCGACTTCCTGGCGACGCCAACGCCTACCGCAGAAGCGACGGTCACGCCCACGCCGGGGGTCACCGCCACGCCGCCGCCGGGCGATGCCCTGGTGCTGCGCCTGGATCAACCGCTGGACGGTGACACGGTCGCGGGTGTGGTGGACATCAGCGGCGCGGCGTATGGTGCGGCTCTCGCCAGTTACCGCGTCGAGTTGGGGCAGGCGCCCGATCCCGATGTGTGGCTGCCGCTGACCGTGGAGATCACCACACCCGTGGAGCCGGCCGGCATCCTGGCAGCATGGAACAGCACCACCGTGGCCGACGCGACCTACATCTTGCGCGTGGTTGCCACACGCCTGGATGGCAGCCAGGTGGAGGTGCGCGTGACAGTCAACGTACAAAACGCTTCCTGA
- a CDS encoding cytosolic protein gives MRKRLTDYDNPWKEALERYFPEFMALFFPKAYADIDWGHKHEFLDKELRQVTGESELGLRRVDQLVRVYRQGGSEIWVLVHVEVQSQTESSFAERMYVYNYRLYDRYHRQVASLAVLADETMTWRPTEFSYNLWDCEIGIRFPVVKLLDYRARWDELEASSNPFAVIVMAHLKSLETRHADDERLAAKIWLMRRLYRRGYQQQDIVNLFRFIDWIMQLPEGLDQIFWQEVQEIEEAEHMPYITSVERIGMQRGIEQGIQQGIQQGMEQGMEQGSRVELLAAIELGLELRFGTSSLTLLPEVRRVQDVELLRTLRTALRTVPTLDAWRQLLLVMVQQDSAHTSRTPAHAH, from the coding sequence ATGCGCAAACGACTGACCGATTACGACAATCCGTGGAAAGAGGCCCTTGAGCGCTACTTTCCAGAATTCATGGCGCTCTTCTTCCCGAAGGCGTATGCCGACATTGACTGGGGACACAAGCACGAGTTCCTGGACAAAGAACTGCGTCAGGTAACCGGTGAGAGTGAGTTGGGACTGCGTCGGGTAGACCAGTTGGTCAGGGTCTATCGCCAGGGCGGGTCAGAAATCTGGGTGCTTGTTCATGTCGAGGTGCAGAGCCAGACTGAGTCCAGCTTCGCCGAGCGCATGTACGTGTATAATTATCGTCTGTATGACCGGTATCACCGCCAGGTCGCCAGCCTGGCAGTGTTAGCCGATGAAACGATGACCTGGCGCCCGACTGAGTTCAGTTACAACCTGTGGGACTGCGAGATTGGCATCAGGTTTCCCGTGGTCAAGCTGCTCGATTACCGGGCACGATGGGACGAGTTGGAAGCCAGCAGCAACCCCTTTGCCGTAATCGTCATGGCCCACCTCAAGTCATTGGAGACCCGGCACGCTGACGACGAACGGTTGGCCGCCAAAATTTGGCTGATGCGGCGTTTGTACCGGCGCGGTTACCAGCAACAAGATATTGTCAACCTGTTTCGCTTCATTGATTGGATCATGCAGCTTCCAGAAGGGCTTGATCAGATTTTCTGGCAAGAAGTACAGGAGATTGAGGAGGCAGAGCATATGCCATACATCACAAGCGTCGAACGAATTGGAATGCAGAGGGGCATCGAGCAGGGCATCCAGCAGGGCATCCAGCAAGGGATGGAGCAGGGGATGGAGCAGGGTTCTCGCGTCGAACTCCTGGCAGCGATTGAGTTGGGGCTTGAATTGCGGTTCGGCACCAGCAGCTTGACGTTGCTGCCAGAGGTGCGCAGGGTTCAGGATGTCGAACTATTGCGCACTCTGCGCACCGCACTGCGCACTGTGCCCACGCTGGACGCATGGCGCCAGCTACTCCTCGTCATGGTGCAGCAAGATTCCGCTCACACATCCAGAACTCCCGCGCACGCCCATTGA
- the thrC gene encoding threonine synthase codes for MVAAWFQCFRGCPGKYSLYDVMYTCPTCGGLLEVAHDMAALRARSAAGWMSLFERRASTTQWPYGSGVWGKREWVIPDLADDNIVSLFEGNSNLFWAERLGKQIGLPDLWVKMCGNSHTGSFKDLGMTVLVSVVKQMIARGQPIRAVACASTGDTSAALAAYGAAAGIPTIVFLPQGKVSAAQLIQPIAHGALVLALDTDFDGCMKIVQEVTQDNTIYLANSMNSLRIEGQKTVGIEIVQQFDWAVPDWIIMPVGNLGNISALGKGLLMMKELGLINRLPRLVAAQAARANPLYRSAQTGFQEKVVMQAQQTLASAIQIGNPVSYEKAVRTLQAFEGVVEQATEHELADAAARADRTGMYTCPHTGVALAALFKLVARGVIQSHERVVVISTAHGLKFTQFKMGYHEDTLPEVEAVAANPPVYLPPDARVVKEVIARRIG; via the coding sequence ATGGTCGCTGCCTGGTTTCAATGCTTCCGGGGTTGCCCGGGCAAGTATTCTCTGTACGATGTCATGTACACCTGCCCTACCTGCGGCGGGCTGCTGGAGGTCGCGCACGACATGGCGGCGCTGCGCGCGCGCAGCGCCGCGGGCTGGATGTCACTCTTCGAGCGTCGCGCCAGCACCACGCAATGGCCGTATGGTTCGGGCGTCTGGGGCAAGCGCGAGTGGGTGATCCCCGATCTGGCGGACGACAACATCGTTTCGCTGTTCGAGGGCAATTCCAACCTCTTCTGGGCCGAGCGTCTGGGCAAGCAGATCGGCCTGCCTGATCTGTGGGTCAAGATGTGCGGCAACAGCCACACCGGTTCCTTCAAGGACCTGGGCATGACGGTGCTGGTCAGCGTGGTCAAGCAGATGATCGCGCGCGGGCAGCCGATCCGCGCGGTGGCCTGCGCCTCGACCGGCGACACCTCAGCCGCGCTGGCTGCGTATGGCGCGGCGGCCGGGATTCCAACGATCGTTTTCCTGCCGCAGGGCAAAGTCAGCGCTGCGCAGTTGATTCAGCCGATCGCCCATGGCGCACTGGTGCTGGCGCTCGATACCGATTTCGATGGCTGCATGAAAATCGTGCAGGAAGTCACGCAAGACAACACGATCTACCTGGCCAACTCCATGAACTCCTTGCGCATCGAAGGCCAGAAGACGGTGGGTATCGAAATCGTGCAGCAGTTCGACTGGGCCGTGCCAGACTGGATCATCATGCCGGTGGGCAACCTGGGCAACATCAGTGCGCTGGGCAAAGGCCTGCTGATGATGAAAGAGCTGGGGCTGATCAACCGGCTGCCGCGGCTGGTGGCGGCGCAGGCGGCCAGGGCCAACCCGCTCTATCGCAGCGCGCAGACCGGTTTTCAGGAAAAGGTCGTCATGCAGGCGCAGCAGACCCTGGCCTCGGCCATCCAGATCGGCAACCCCGTCAGCTACGAGAAAGCGGTCAGGACGCTGCAGGCGTTCGAGGGCGTGGTGGAGCAGGCCACAGAACATGAGCTGGCCGACGCGGCCGCCCGCGCCGACCGCACCGGTATGTACACCTGTCCCCATACCGGCGTGGCGCTGGCTGCACTCTTCAAGCTGGTGGCACGCGGGGTCATTCAATCTCACGAACGGGTCGTCGTCATCTCCACGGCGCATGGCCTGAAGTTCACGCAGTTCAAGATGGGCTATCACGAGGACACCCTGCCCGAAGTCGAAGCAGTGGCCGCCAACCCGCCCGTCTACCTGCCGCCAGACGCCAGGGTGGTCAAAGAGGTGATTGCCCGGCGCATTGGGTGA
- a CDS encoding thymidine kinase: protein MPFMQPKGGWVELICGSMFSGKTEELIRRVRRAQIARQNIQVFKPQIDNRYAVARVASHSGLQWDSHTINDPAEIWDFLAAETNVVAIDEVQFFDWTVADIASSLADKGLRVICAGLDLDFRGEPFGPIPLLMAQAEMVDKLHAICVQCGAPAARTQRLIDGRPANYDDPVIMVGANEVYEARCRDCHQVPGKPGR from the coding sequence ATGCCCTTCATGCAGCCCAAAGGGGGTTGGGTCGAACTGATCTGCGGCAGTATGTTCAGCGGCAAAACCGAGGAGTTGATTCGCCGCGTGCGCCGTGCCCAGATTGCCAGGCAGAATATACAGGTTTTCAAGCCCCAGATTGACAACCGCTATGCGGTCGCGCGCGTGGCGTCGCATAGTGGCCTGCAGTGGGACTCACACACCATCAACGATCCCGCCGAAATCTGGGACTTCCTGGCGGCTGAGACCAATGTCGTCGCCATTGATGAAGTGCAGTTCTTCGACTGGACCGTGGCCGACATCGCCTCCAGCCTGGCCGACAAGGGGCTGCGGGTCATCTGCGCCGGCCTTGATCTCGACTTCCGCGGTGAACCGTTCGGCCCCATTCCGCTGCTGATGGCCCAGGCCGAGATGGTGGACAAGCTGCACGCGATCTGCGTGCAATGTGGCGCACCCGCCGCGCGCACCCAACGCCTGATTGACGGCCGGCCGGCCAACTACGATGACCCCGTCATCATGGTCGGCGCCAATGAAGTCTATGAGGCGCGCTGTCGCGACTGCCACCAGGTGCCGGGCAAACCGGGTCGTTAG
- the rpmE gene encoding 50S ribosomal protein L31 produces the protein MREKIHPTYYHDAQVTCACGNTWITGSTRKMLRTDVCSNCHPFFTGEQRIVDTGGQVERFMKRLETKTSRAVQLEAQRVVRQQQQDSTRLAKRRGDA, from the coding sequence ATGCGTGAAAAGATTCATCCAACCTACTATCATGATGCACAGGTCACCTGTGCGTGCGGCAACACCTGGATTACCGGGTCGACGCGCAAAATGCTTCGCACCGACGTATGCTCGAACTGCCATCCCTTCTTCACCGGCGAGCAACGCATCGTTGACACCGGCGGTCAGGTCGAGCGCTTCATGAAGCGCCTGGAGACAAAGACGAGCAGGGCCGTCCAATTGGAGGCGCAGCGCGTGGTGCGTCAGCAACAGCAGGATTCGACGCGCCTCGCCAAGCGCCGTGGAGACGCCTAA
- the rpmA gene encoding 50S ribosomal protein L27, which translates to MAHKKGGGSSRNGRDSNAQRLGVKRSDGQQINAGSIIIRQHGTAVRPGINVGVGRDFTLFALIDGFVKFEPHSKDQKRVSVYAQRALPAAVRSLSDQPSGPVA; encoded by the coding sequence ATGGCACATAAAAAGGGCGGTGGCAGTAGCCGCAACGGTCGTGACAGCAACGCGCAGCGCCTGGGCGTGAAGCGTTCCGATGGACAGCAGATCAACGCTGGTTCGATTATCATTCGCCAGCACGGCACCGCGGTCAGGCCAGGCATCAACGTCGGCGTTGGCCGTGACTTTACCCTGTTCGCTTTGATTGATGGCTTCGTCAAGTTCGAGCCGCATTCCAAAGACCAGAAGCGGGTCAGTGTCTATGCACAACGGGCGCTGCCTGCCGCGGTCCGGAGTCTGTCCGACCAGCCGTCTGGCCCAGTCGCCTGA